The region CACCGCGTGCCCGCGCATCGCCGTTTGCCAGGCGCCGTGATACGCCTCGGTCTCGTCGTCGCGGCCGGGCTTCCAGCCGATGGCGGTGGGATAAAAAAGCACTTCGGCCCCCGCGAGCGTCGCGAGGCGCGCGGCCTCCGGGAACCATTGATCCCAGCAAATGAGAAGCCCGGCCGACAGCCCGCCGACGCGGTACGCGGGAAATCCCCGGTCGCCGGGCGTGAAGTAGAACTTTTCGTGGAACCCCGGATCGTCAGGGATGTGCATTTTGCGATACACGCCAAGCACGCCGCCGTCCGCGCCGATCATCGCCGCGCTGTTGTGATACACGCCGGGCGCACGCCGCTCGAAAACCGGAACGGCGATCGCGACGCCAAGCTCTTGCGCGAGTGCGGAAAAGCGCTCGGTCGACGGCCCCGGTATCGGCTCGGCCAGATCGAAATTTTCGTGGTCCTCGG is a window of bacterium DNA encoding:
- a CDS encoding carbon-nitrogen hydrolase; translation: MTESIVKIGLVQMRCTGDRDTNRATAEAGVRACAADGASVVVLPELFASLYFCQTEDHENFDLAEPIPGPSTERFSALAQELGVAIAVPVFERRAPGVYHNSAAMIGADGGVLGVYRKMHIPDDPGFHEKFYFTPGDRGFPAYRVGGLSAGLLICWDQWFPEAARLATLAGAEVLFYPTAIGWKPGRDDETEAYHGAWQTAMRGHAVSNGAYVVAVNRVGAEGALRFWGRSFVADPMGRVIAEAGGEAENLVVPIDRALVERTRREWPFLRDRRVDAYGGLLARFLDE